A genome region from Drosophila simulans strain w501 chromosome 2R, Prin_Dsim_3.1, whole genome shotgun sequence includes the following:
- the LOC6734959 gene encoding eukaryotic translation initiation factor 3 subunit C, with protein MSRFFANGSESESESSEEEIQATNFNKASAFQFSDDEEEVKRVVRSTKEKRYENLTSIIKTIRNHKKIKDIPNTLSSFEDLTRAYQKALPVISKEENGITPRFYIRCLAELEDFINEVWEDREGRKNLSKNNSKSLGTLRQKVRKYIKDFEDDLSRFREAPDQESEAEDEVVALESDGGDAGDDSDAGVKPTEAAPKAVKSAPAKAAPADDDDSDDSIDWDSDSESETESSDDENQYQNMRERFLKRTTEKEEKDDDKRKDKRKEQKTKIRKRAEDDEDGEWETVVKGHVVEKPKMFEKDAEIDVPLVLAKLLEIMSARGKKRTDRRLQIDLLFELRDISDQHNLGTAVSVKIHFNIISAIYDYNQKISEPMKLEHWALLLEVMQSMMKLLLANADIIMSESVAEEHEEYATSPFYVRGCPLAAVERLDDEFVKLLKECDPHSNDYVSRLKDEVNVVKTIELVLQYFERSGTNNERCRIYLRKIEHLYYKFDPEVLKKKRGELPATTSTSVDVMDKLCKFIYAKDDTDRIRTRAILAHIYHHAMHDNWFQARDLVLMSHLQDNIDAADPATRILYNRMMANLGLCAFRQGNVKDAHHCLVDLMVTGKPKELLAQGLLPQRQHERSAEQEKIEKQRQMPFHMHINLELLECVYLVSAMLLEIPYIAAHEFDARRRMISKTFYQQLRSSERQSLVGPPESMREHVVAAAKAMRCGNWQACANFIVNKKMNTKVWDLFYESDRVREMLTKFIKEESLRTYLFTYSNVYTSISIPSLAQMYELPVPKVHSIISKMIINEELMASLDDPSETVGMHRSEPSRLQALAMQFVDKVTNLVDVNEKVFDMKQGNFFQRGNMGNRGDRGYNRNQNNQGGNWLGQRRDRNNRNRNQRGHHKNNQDRQQQQQQQVQTIDEE; from the exons ATGTCGCGTTTCTTTGCCAACGGGTCCGAATCGGAGTCCGAGTCCAGCGAGGAGGAGATCCAAGCGACCAACTTCAACAAAGCCAGCGCCTTC CAATTCAGCGACGATGAAGAGGAGGTCAAGCGCGTGGTTCGCTCCACGAAGGAGAAGCGTTACGAGAACCTCACCAGCATCATCAAAACCATTCGCAACCACAAGAAGATCAAGGATATTCCCAATACCCTGAGCAGCTTCGAGGATCTGACGCGAGCCTACCAGAAGGCACTGCCGGTCATCTCAAAGGAGGAGAACGGCATTACGCCGCGATTTTACATTCGCTGCCTGGCCGAGCTGGAAGACTTTATCAACGAGGTGTGGGAGGATCGCGAGGGCAGGAAAAACCTTTCCAAGAACAACTCCAAGTCGCTGGGCACTTTGCGCCAGAAGGTACGCAAGTACATCAAGGACTTCGAGGACGATCTGTCGCGTTTCCGTGAAGCACCCGACCAGGAGAGCGAGGCCGAGGATGAGGTGGTTGCCCTGGAGAGCGACGGCGGCGATGCTGGCGATGACAGCGACGCCGGAGTGAAGCCTACAGAAGCGGCCCCGAAAGCTGTGAAGTCCGCGCCGGCAAAGGCAGCGCCCGCCGATGACGACGATTCCGATGACTCCATTGATTGGGACTCGGACTCTGAATCGGAGACCGAGTCCTCTGACGATGAGAACCAGTACCAGAACATGCGCGAGCGTTTCCTGAAGCGTACTACCGAAAAGGAGGAAAAGGACGACGACAAGAGGAAGGACAAGCGTAAGGAGCAGAAGACCAAGATCCGCAAGCGCGCCGAGGACGATGAGGATGGCGAGTGGGAGACCGTGGTCAAGGGTCATGTGGTAGAGAAGCCCAAGATGTTCGAAAAGGACGCAGAGATCGATGTTCCCCTAGTGCTGGCCAAGCTGTTGGAAATTATGTCGGCTCGCGGCAAGAAGCGCACCGATCGCCGTCTGCAGATCGATCTGCTCTTCGAGCTGAGGGACATCTCCGATCAGCACAACCTGGGAACCGCCGTCTCCGTAAAGATTCATTTCAACATCATTTCGGCTATCTACGATTACAACCAGAAGATTTCCGAGCCCATGAAGCTAGAGCACTGGGCCCTGCTTCTAGAGGTAATGCAGAGCATGATGAAGCTCTTGCTGGCCAACGCCGACATTATTATGAGCGAGAGCGTGGCCGAGGAGCATGAGGAGTACGCTACGTCGCCGTTTTATGTGAGGGGATGCCCACTGGCTGCCGTGGAGCGTCTGGATGACGAGTTTGTTAAGCTGCTGAAGGAATGCGATCCACACTCCAACGACTACGTGTCCCGGCTGAAGGACGAGGTGAACGTGGTTAAGACTATTGAACTGGTGCTGCAGTATTTCGAGCGCTCTGGCACCAACAACGAGCGCTGTCGTATCTACCTGCGCAAGATCGAACATCTCTACTATAAGTTCGATCCGGAGGTGCTGAAGAAGAAGCGCGGTGAGCTGCCAGCCACTACCTCCACCTCCGTAGACGTGATGGATAAGCTGTGCAAATTCATCTACGCTAAGGACGATACGGATCGTATCCGTACGAGGGCCATCCTGGCGCACATCTACCATCATGCTATGCACGACAACTGGTTCCAGGCCCGTGATTTGGTGCTGATGTCTCATCTGCAGGACAACATTGATGCCGCCGATCCCGCCACCCGCATCCTGTACAACCGTATGATGGCCAATCTGGGTCTGTGTGCCTTCCGTCAGGGCAACGTCAAGGATGCGCATCACTGTCTGGTGGACTTGATGGTCACCGGCAAGCCCAAGGAGCTGCTCGCTCAAGGACTGCTGCCTCAGCGTCAGCACGAGCGATCTGCCGAGCAGGAGAAAATCGAGAAGCAACGCCAGATGCCATTCCATATGCACATCAACCTTGAGTTGCTTGAATGTGTCTATCTGGTGTCCGCTATGCTGCTCGAAATTCCTTACATTGCCGCCCATGAATTCGACGCCCGCCGCCGCATGATCAGTAAGACCTTCTACCAGCAGTTGCGTTCCTCGGAGCGTCAATCACTGGTGGGTCCACCAGAGTCGATGCGTGAGCACGTCGTGGCTGCTGCCAAGGCGATGCGTTGCGGCAACTGGCAAGCGTGCGCCAACTTCATCGTCAACAAGAAGATGAACACGAAAGTGTGGGACCTCTTCTACGAGTCGGATCGCGTGCGCGAAATGTTGACCAAGTTCATCAAGGAGGAATCGCTGCGCACTTACCTGTTCACCTACTCGAACGTCTACACCTCGATCAGCATTCCCTCGCTGGCGCAGATGTACGAGCTGCCCGTGCCGAAAGTGCACTCCATCATCAGTAAGATGATCATCAACGAGGAGCTCATGGCCAGCCTGGACGATCCATCCGAAACAGTGGGTATGCATCGTTCGGAGCCATCGCGTCTGCAGGCCCTGGCCATGCAGTTCGTGGACAAGGTCACAAATCTGGTGGACGTCAACGAAAAGGTGTTCGACATGAAGCAGGGCAACTTCTTCCAGCGCGGCAACATGGGTAATCGCGGTGACCGTGGCTACAACCGCAACCAGAACAACCAGGGCGGCAATTGGCTCGGCCAGCGGCGGGATCGCAACAACCGCAACCGTAACCAGCGCGGGCACCACAAGAACAACCAAGataggcagcagcagcaacagcaacaagtcCAAACCATCGACGAGGAGTAG
- the LOC6734962 gene encoding TP53-regulated inhibitor of apoptosis 1 has translation MSSVGEDCNELKQQYDACFNSWFSERFLKGQTDDSACAPIFRVYQECVKRAIKEKKIDLQEIDPIFETGLEEDNAKNSSAKKQQAGKS, from the exons ATGAGCAGCGTTGGCGAGGATTGTAACGAACTGAAGCAGCAGTACGATGCCTGTTTCAACAGCTGGTTTTCGGAGCGCTTCCTAAAAGGTCAAACGGATGACTCAGCGTGTGCTCCGATATTCCGGGTTTATCAGGAATGCGTCAAG CGCGCCATTAAGGAGAAGAAGATCGATTTACAGGAGATAGACCCGATCTTCGAGACCGGGCTAGAGGAGGATAATGCGAAAAACTCTAGTGCAAAGAAGCAACAGGCGGGCAAAAGCTGA
- the LOC6734963 gene encoding TP53-regulated inhibitor of apoptosis 1: MNSIGEDCNELKKQYDACFNSWFSEGFLKGQTDDSGCAPIFRVYQECVKRAMREQKIELREVGSEYCTGSEYDNASSSGGKTHPKTKS; encoded by the exons ATGAACAGCATTGGCGAGGATTGCAATGAGCTGAAGAAGCAGTACGATGCCTGCTTCAACAGCTGGTTTTCGGAAGGCTTCCTTAAGGGCCAGACAGATGACTCGGGCTGCGCGCCGATTTTCCGGGTCTATCAGGAGTGCGTCAAG CGCGCCATGAGGGAGCAAAAGATCGAGCTGCGGGAGGTCGGATCTGAGTACTGCACCGGCTCGGAGTACGACAATGCGAGCAGTTCTGGCGGAAAGACGCAccccaaaaccaaaagttgA
- the LOC6734964 gene encoding complement component 1 Q subcomponent-binding protein, mitochondrial yields the protein MNSLRTATMRFAALASSSTGSLGKRDFTRSLWHMTKKPVTAGGSDHVTVLNLHKPSINCTCGCNVHTKSEKELVEFLTEEIVAERKVQKGKTVPSTLDGFAVKLTGSDVELTKQTDKEKVVVSFNVNHTVDSEEEPEINPNADKPDLGEMRSKPQFEVDIIKGNSTLSFTCSFLQGEAQEGEYNDVFSIDEMAIFEGEWNDKVYAVAGDVLDGYLYDLLINLLEEKGISQEFAEKLSDLATAHEHTSYIGLLEKLSKFTAGGK from the exons ATGAACAGCCTGAGGACAGCGACCATGCGATTTGCCGCTCTGGCCAGCTCCAGTACTGGATCCCTGGGCAAGCGCGATTTCACCCGAAGCCTGTGGCACATGACCAAGAAGCCGGTAACAGCCGGAGGATCCGATCATGTAACCGTGTTGAATCTCCACAAACCCAGCATTAATTGCACGTGCGGCTGCAACGTGCACACCAAAA GTGAGAAGGAACTGGTGGAGTTCCTCACCGAGGAGATTGTGGCCGAGCGCAAGGTGCAAAAAGGCAAGACGGTGCCAAGCACCCTGGACGGATTCGCCGTAAAACTGACCGGCTCCGATGTGGAGCTCACCAAGCAGACGGACAAGGAAAAGGTGGTGGTCAGCTTCAATGTGAACCATACGGTGGACAGCGAGGAGGAGCCCGAAATTAACCCCAATGCTGACAAGCCGGATCTCGGTGAAATGAGGAGCAAGCCCCAGTTCGAGGTGGACATCATCAAGGGCAACTCTACACTGTCCTTTACCTGCAGCTTCCTTCAAGGCGAAGCTCAGGAGGGCGAGTACA ACGATGTCTTCTCCATTGATGAAATGGCCATCTTCGAGGGCGAGTGGAACGACAAGGTCTACGCCGTCGCAGGCGACGTGCTTGACGGTTACTTGTACGACTTGCTGATCAACTTGCTGGAGGAGAAGGGCATCAGTCAGGAGTTTGCGGAGAAACTGTCGGACCTAGCCACTGCCCATGAGCACACTTCCTACATTGGTCTTCTGGAAAAGCTATCCAAATTCACTGCCGGTGGCAAGTGA
- the LOC6734965 gene encoding semaphorin-1A: MSSKSRPSSAAMLINAIPMILLITLSGLTIVAGWMPDVRPDLQTKQDKVLAHFIGNSTDYFKILDHNDEFVLVGAKDVIYNVSLNGLKEIARLEWHSTDADRELCALKGKHEWDCHNYLRVYALRPNGEVLLCGTNSYKPRCRHYTPVEVSSEEAGSAGHAHAMRYEVSRDVEAQGLCPYSPAHNSTYAFADGHLYSATVADFSGGDPLIYRENLRTEQYDLKQLNQPDFVGAIERNGYVLFFFRELSMEVMNFGKAVYSRVARVCKNDRGGPYSHGKSWTSFLKARLNCSVPGEFPFYFDEIQAISPIVESGSKSLIYAVFTTSVNAIPGSAVCAFNVDDILAAFDGEFKSQKDSQSHWLPVEREQVPKPRPGQCVEDSRTLTSIAVNFIKNHPLMEEAVPAVHGRPLLTKVNLHHRLTAIAVHPQVKSLSGAYYDVIYSGTDDGKVTKFINILSTHPNSTVDRLKTVVISEMQVLPLGTPIRELVISTSKNSLVVVSDGSLVSVPLHHCSHIVDCLGCLSLQDPICAWDLQTHECKNLATSQHKFGTKTYLQSLNSTKKAAASQCPHIPRDAPGAETVSFVTMAPPPTEEQKLLYSNVGSSQGNQPSLDQQPTGGDDFGLNKITLTSMDPDDIMPNLNDPQKSMASVDEIKKASTPSFMLLTTVVFFTFLVGGIAGICCVKAKSRLMEAQMDENHRNHFGKPMQFKHQNTGKDINLLMGSNAYTTTQKTPNLDLEKDRSHECKNSTEHLEKELPCKTSTLTKVKRTYI; the protein is encoded by the exons ATGAGCTCCAAGAGCAGACCTTCATCGGCGGCGATGTTAATTAATGCGATACCCATGATACTGCTGATCACCTTATCCGGCCTGACGATCGTGGCAGGTTGGATGCCCGACGTGCGGCCTGATTTGCAAACAA AACAAGACAAAGTCCTAGCCCATTTCATAGGCAACTCGACGGACTATTTCAAGATTTTGGACCACAACGATGAGTTTGTTCTAGTTGGTGCCAA GGACGTCATCTACAATGTAAGCCTAAATGGCCTGAAGGAGATTGCGCGTCTGGAGTGGCACAGCACGGATGCGGACCGGGAGCTGTGTGCCCTTAAGGGGAAGCACGAGTGGGATTGCCATAACTACCTTCGCGTCTATGCACTGCGTCCCAATGGCGAGGTGCTGCTCTGCGGCACCAATTCGTATAAGCCGCGCTGTCGTCACTACACGCCGGTGGAAGTGTCATCCGAGGAGGCCGGCTCTGCTGGTCACGCCCATGCCATGCGCTACGAAGTTAGCCGGGATGTGGAGGCCCAGGGCCTGTGCCCCTACAGCCCCGCCCACAACAGCACGTACGCCTTCGCCGACGGGCACTTGTACAGCGCCACCGTGGCGGACTTTTCGGGCGGAGATCCCCTCATCTACAGGGAAAACCTGCGTACCGAACAATATGATCTCAAGCAACTCAACCAGCCGGACTTTGTTGGCGCCATCGAGCGCAACGGTTACGTGCTGTTCTTCTTCCGCGAACTCTCAATGGAAGTCATGAACTTTGGCAAGGCCGTCTATTCGCGCGTCGCCAGGGTTTGCAAGAACGATAGAGGTGGTCCCTACAGCCACGGCAAGAGTTGGACTTCCTTCCTTAAGGCGCGACTCAACTGCTCGGTGCCCGGCGAGTTTCCGTTCTATTTTGATGAAATCC AGGCCATTAGTCCGATTGTGGAGAGCGGATCCAAGTCACTGATTTATGCTGTCTTCACCACCTCTGTGAATGCCATTCCCGGCTCGGCCGTATGCGCCTTTAACGTAGATGATATACTGGCCGCCTTCGATGGAGAGTTCAAGTCGCAGAAGGATTCACAGTCCCATTGGCTGCCAGTGGAGCGTGAGCAAGTGCCGAAACCACGTCCAGGACAGTGCGTAGAGGACTCTAGAACTCTGACCAGCATTGCGGTTAATTTCATTAAGAACCATCCGTTGATGGAGGAGGCTGTGCCGGCAGTGCACGGTCGTCCGCTACTGACCAAGGTGAATCTGCACCACCGACTTACTGCGATCGCAGTGCATCCGCAGGTAAAGTCCCTAAGTGGAGCTTACTACGATGTTATATACAGTGGCACCGACGACGGCAAGGTGACCAAGTTCATCAATATACTAAGCACTCACCCGAACTCAACTGTTGATCGCCTGAAGACAGTGGTTATATCAGAGATGCAGGTTCTTCCACTTGGAACGCCCATTAGGGAGTTGGTGATCTCCACGTCGAAGAACTCGTTGGTTGTGGTTAGCGATGGCAGCTTGGTTAGCGTGCCTCTGCACCACTGCTCTCACATTGTCGACTGTCTGGGCTGCCTAAGTCTCCAGGATCCCATTTGCGCCTGGGACTTACAGACACACGAATGCAAGAACCTGGCTACGAGTCAGCATAAGTTCGGAACAAAGACTTATCTGCAAAGCTTGAATAGCACCAAGAAAGCCGCTGCCTCGCAATGTCCCCACATTCCCCGAGATGCACCCGGTGCGGAGACAGTAAGCTTTGTTACCATGGCTCCACCACCAACAGAGGAGCAGAAACTCTTGTACTCCAATGTGGGCTCGTCGCAGGGCAATCAGCCAAGCTTGGATCAACAGCCAACTGGTGGCGATGACTTTGGTTTGAACAAGATCACCCTAACGTCCATGGATCCCGACGATATTATGCCCAATTTGAACG ATCCCCAAAAATCTATGGCCAGTGTAGATGAAATCAAAAAGGCTTCAACGCCCAGCTTCATGCTACTTACAACTGTCGTTTTCTTCACCTTCCTCGTGGGTGGCATCGCCGGAATATGCTGTGTGAAGGCTAAGAGCCGCCTGATGGAGGCCCAAATGGATGAAAATCACCGCAATCATTTCGGCAAGCCAAT GCAATTTAAACATCAAAATACTGGCAAAGATATCAACCTGTTAATGGGCTCCAATGCCTACACGACCACACAAAAAACACCTAATCTGGATTTAGAAAAGGATCGCAGTCATGAGTGCAAAAACTCCACGGAACATTTGGAAAAAGAGTTGCCTTGCAAAACGTCAACGCTGACGAAAGTGAAACGCACTTACATCTAG
- the LOC27208894 gene encoding uncharacterized protein LOC27208894, protein MSRDFCALLAILIFSAVNAAPQTSPTIVPQIRTNGFQLEPLNQEYFLRIEHPGGTIRQESVSQNEDGHLQVKGVINQPFEDQDANLIVTYEAGPNGYVAKYSFGKGPPTPPPDTPLFLSPGALKTAAG, encoded by the exons ATGTCTCGCGATTTTTGCGCG CTGTTGGCGATTCTCATCTTCTCTGCGGTCAACGCGGCACCGCAAACTTCACCAACTATCGTTCCGCAAATCCGCACAAATGGCTTTCAACTTGAGCCCCTCAATCAAGAATACTTTCTCAG AATCGAACATCCGGGTGGCACTATTCGCCAGGAATCCGTGAGTCAGAATGAAGACGGGCACCTGCAGGTCAAAGGTGTGATTAACCAGCCCTTCGAGGATCAGGATGCCAATCTTATTGTCACCTACGAGGCTGGTCCGAATGGATATGTTGCCAAATACAGCTTCGGCAAGGGTCCCCCAACGCCTCCACCTGACACCCCACTATTCCTCAGTCCCGGTGCTCTGAAAACTGCAGCTGGATAG